In Amyelois transitella isolate CPQ chromosome 26, ilAmyTran1.1, whole genome shotgun sequence, the following proteins share a genomic window:
- the LOC106131733 gene encoding cilia- and flagella-associated protein 298-A has product MVILLVKRGDENQFLYETDVEKPVDEVVKNVVAIFNGRLKVTRICYELEELRDHGTFLPSEMQGLNDDQIKELKLEDPWAKRCAPQGYVEHKDEMGRRCGLAPPPNLQEVLKKAAETAKEIIDKKHVDLREYVTQKDVARALDELRGATKIVFPAGLPPHDPVRMELDNVEDLSGTQAANEVIDPVKACLWACGKKFLSGNKLSDHLGKNNKCKVTVKLCSTTENAPGREPIMSEDERKQLMLHAYRKQEEWKKLEQDEDDHYLDSKWADGQNLKRQFHGLNDISWKPVVKK; this is encoded by the exons atgGTGATCCTCTTAGTTAAGCGTGGTGATGAAAACCAGTTTCTCTATGAGACTGACGTGGAGAAACCCGTCGATGAAGTAGTCAAAAATGTGGTGGCGATCTTCAATGGGAGGTTGAAGGTGACCAGGATCTGCTATGAGCTGGAAGAGCTCAGAGACCATGGGACCTTTCTGCCGTCGGAGATGCAAGGGTTGAATGATGATCAG atCAAAGAACTAAAGCTAGAAGACCCATGGGCCAAGCGTTGTGCTCCTCAAGGCTACGTGGAACACAAGGACGAGATGGGGAGGCGCTGTGGGCTGGCCCCACCCCCCAATCTTCAGGAGGTGCTGAAGAAAGCCGCTGAGACTGCCAAGGAAATTATTGATAAGAAACAT GTAGACCTACGTGAGTATGTGACCCAAAAAGATGTGGCCAGAGCATTGGACGAGCTTCGAGGGGCGACCAAAATAGTGTTCCCCGCTGGTCTCCCGCCCCATGATCCAGTCAGGATGGAGCTGGATAACGTGGAAGACCTGTCTGGCACGCAGGCTGCAAACGAGGTTATAGATCCGGTCAAAGCTTGCCTTTGGGCTTGCGGGAAGAAATTCTTGAGCGGGAACAAATTGAGTGATCATTTGG GCAAAAACAACAAATGCAAGGTGACAGTGAAACTCTGCTCCACCACGGAAAACGCGCCGGGTCGTGAGCCAATCATGAGCGAGGATGAGAGGAAACAGCTGATGCTTCACGCTTACCGCAAGCAGGAGGAGTGGAAGAAGCTGGAACAAGACGAAGATGACCACTATTTGGACTCCAAATGGGCCGATGGCCAGAATTTGAAGAGGCAGTTCCATGGACTGAACGATATTTCTTGGAAACCGGTTGTGAAGAAGTAA